The Thermomicrobiales bacterium DNA window CAGCACCGCCGCGTCTCCCTCACCGGGAGCGACGACCGTGTTGGTCTGGATCGTGTGGTCATATTGCTCGTAGATCGGACGCCGAGATCCGATATTCGGAGACGCGAGCAGCTCGAGCAGAATCTCGCCGACGTGCCGCAATTCGATGTCGGGATGCCGGCGCGGATCGGTCTCGCGCGCAGCGATGATCTCCGGAGACTCAGCCGCTGAGCGCACATAGGTCGGACAGGCATCGGTGTAGAACTCGGCCGGGACCTCGGCAACGATCACGCCGTCGTCCAGGACGCGCACCATGCCATCGTTGGTCACGGTGCCGATCACGGCAGAATGCAGTGACCAGCGCTGCACGATGCGATTGACTTCGTCTGCAGCTTCGGGCGTGACCACCAGCAGCATCCGCTCCTGGCTCTCGCTCATCATGACTTCATACGGTGTCATGCCCGATTCGCGTCGGGGAACCTTGGCGACATCGATTTCCGCCCCGACTCCCCCGCGACTGGCAATCTCGACCGTCGAGCTGGTCAGCCCCGCCGCGCCGAGATCCTGCATAGCCACGACCGCGCCCGTCTGCAGCAGCTCGAGACATGCCTCGAGAAGCAACTTTTCCAGGAACGGGTTGCCCACCTGGATGACTCCGCGATGTGAGGCTTCTGGGTCGTCGACCGATGCAAAGGTGGCTCCGTGCAAGCCGTCGCGACCGGTGTCGGCCCCAATCAGCATGATCAGATTGCCGACGCCGGAAGCCTTTGCGCGCACGATGCCATCGGCCGGCACGATGCCAATGCACATTGCATTGACCAACGGATTTCCAGAGAACGACGGATCGAAAAAGACCTCGCCGCCGACGGTGGGAATACCGAGGCAGTTGCCATAGCCGCCGATACCGGCGACGACATTCGTGAACAGGTAACGGTTTCGCGGTTGATCGAGCGGCCCGAACCGCAGGGAGTTCAGGATGGCGACCGGGCGCGCGCCCATGGTGAAGATGTCACGCACGATACCGCCGACGCCTGTTGCGGCCCCTTCATAGGGTTCGACCGCGCTTGGGTGATTGTGTGACTCGACTTTGAAGACGGCAGCGAGACCGTCGCCGATGTCGATAGCGCCAGCGTTTTCACCCGGTCCCTGCAGCACCCAGTCGGCCTTGGTCGGCAAGCGGCCGAGAATGGGCCGGGTGTGCTTGTAGCCGCAGTGCTCGCTCCACATCGAACCGAACATGCCAAGCTCGACGGGTGTTGGCTCGCGCGTTTCGAGCAGCTCCAGGATACGGCGATACTCGTCGTCGCTGAGCGCGACTTCTCGCCAGGCGCCTTCCGGAATCGATCCGCCGGTGGTCGACGTCGTCACCTACACCCCCACATTCAGAAACTCGAGCGCGGACGTGAGGATCTTGAGTCCATCGGTGGGCCCGAGGAGTGGATCGGAAGCCCGTTCCGGGTGGGGCATCATGCCGACGACATTACCCTTCTCGTTGCAAACACCGGCGATCGAACGCACCGAGCCATTGAAATTGGCGCCCGGGCTGACCGTGCCATCGGCTTCGCAATAGCGGAAAACCACCTGACCGTTGGCTTCGAGCCTGTCG harbors:
- the purL gene encoding phosphoribosylformylglycinamidine synthase subunit PurL, producing MTTSTTGGSIPEGAWREVALSDDEYRRILELLETREPTPVELGMFGSMWSEHCGYKHTRPILGRLPTKADWVLQGPGENAGAIDIGDGLAAVFKVESHNHPSAVEPYEGAATGVGGIVRDIFTMGARPVAILNSLRFGPLDQPRNRYLFTNVVAGIGGYGNCLGIPTVGGEVFFDPSFSGNPLVNAMCIGIVPADGIVRAKASGVGNLIMLIGADTGRDGLHGATFASVDDPEASHRGVIQVGNPFLEKLLLEACLELLQTGAVVAMQDLGAAGLTSSTVEIASRGGVGAEIDVAKVPRRESGMTPYEVMMSESQERMLLVVTPEAADEVNRIVQRWSLHSAVIGTVTNDGMVRVLDDGVIVAEVPAEFYTDACPTYVRSAAESPEIIAARETDPRRHPDIELRHVGEILLELLASPNIGSRRPIYEQYDHTIQTNTVVAPGEGDAAVLRIKGSQRGIASAIDCNPRYCYLDPYVGAMHAVAEASRNVSCSGATPRGATNCLNFGNPQKPAGYYQLDRAVSGLADACRALDVPMVGGNVSLYNETAAAPIKPNPTVGVVGVFDDVRRHATMKWTPGQSIYLVGDSAPSLGGSEYLSLRFGEVVGTPPALDLDTESAVQAAVRSAIEQGLTVTAHDLALGG